In Candidatus Schekmanbacteria bacterium, the DNA window CAGAGGGAATTAAATTCCCGAGCAGAAAGGAAATTGTTGCTTTTTGTTTGTCAGGAGATTTTGAAAACTGTCCAGTTTACAGAAAAAAAGAAAATCTGAATGAAGAGAAGAGTAAATAAAAATAGAATTGCAGATTTTGAAAAGAGAAAAATTGATTTTGAAAGCATCCTTATATTGTCATCTTTTTTGCTATTTTTCTTTTTTTCTCCTTTTTCTGTTATTTCAGCAGATGAAATTTTATGTATTGAATGCCATGACATTCCTGAGAAGGACAAGAATATGAATTATGTCCATCGCGGCATTGACTGTGTAGATTGCCATTCAGATATCTCTTTTTCTGAGGACCCTCACACAAGAAGTAAACTTTCTTCAAGGCAGATATGCGGAAACTGCCATACAAGGGAGTATGAGCTATTACAAAAAAGTGTTCATGGAAAAAAGAAAAGTGCATTCAAATCATATGCCTTGGAATGTTCAGATTGCCATGGTAATCATTTAATCATTAAAGAGGATGAGAAAAAAGTAAGTGCTATGCGTGTAAAAATACCTTCTATTTGCGCAGAGTGCCATAATAGCGTGAAATTTGTGGAGGTTTCAGGAGGAGTATATTCAAGAAAGGTCTATGTCCAATATGAAAACAGCGTTCATGGTGAATCTTTTGGCAAAGGTGTCTTGGCTGCAGCAATATGCACAGATTGCCATGGCGCCCACAATATAAGGAATCCTGCTGACTACAAATCCACAGTTGCAAGGAATAGTATTGCCCAAACCTGCGGCAACTGCCATTACGGAATATTTATCAAATATAAAAAGAGTATCCATTATGCGGCTTTGCAGAAAGGAATATCACGTTCACCAGTTTGCACTGACTGCCATGGTATTCACACAATTACAAGTATCGAGAATGGTTCTGACTCTGTCATTGATGCTGAAAGGAAGATTGTCTTTGATTCCTGTGTCCGCTGCCACGATGATGTACGGCTTAGCAAAGAATATCAGGTTGCACCGCAGAGGGTGTCAAGCTATTTGCAGAGTTATCATGGATTGGCAGCACGGCAAGGAGAAACAACAGTTGCCGACTGTGGGAGTTGTCATGGCGTCCATATGGTTTTGCCATCAAGCAATCCTGAATCATATGTCAATAAAAATAATCTTTCAACAACCTGTGGGAAATGCCACCCAAAGGC includes these proteins:
- a CDS encoding cytochrome B, producing MKRRVNKNRIADFEKRKIDFESILILSSFLLFFFFSPFSVISADEILCIECHDIPEKDKNMNYVHRGIDCVDCHSDISFSEDPHTRSKLSSRQICGNCHTREYELLQKSVHGKKKSAFKSYALECSDCHGNHLIIKEDEKKVSAMRVKIPSICAECHNSVKFVEVSGGVYSRKVYVQYENSVHGESFGKGVLAAAICTDCHGAHNIRNPADYKSTVARNSIAQTCGNCHYGIFIKYKKSIHYAALQKGISRSPVCTDCHGIHTITSIENGSDSVIDAERKIVFDSCVRCHDDVRLSKEYQVAPQRVSSYLQSYHGLAARQGETTVADCGSCHGVHMVLPSSNPESYVNKNNLSTTCGKCHPKASENFASGVIHITKTQSGGNDSEKILFYIKWIYIFLIIVTISGMFIHNFLDFIQKMKLHFQGKLHSEKRSEVFYERLNLNERIQHFFLLISFIFLVVTGFALVFPDSWWTLPFRIIEGGASLRGLIHRIAAVFLMGTALYHIYFITATERGRFELRSMLPSDKDLKDMLANFAFLIGLKNEKPKYDRFNYIEKSEYWALIWGTAVMVITGLILWFEEETLLFFPKIVIDIAELVHYYEAWLATLAIIVWHIYYVVLNPSVYPMNWCWLTGKISLDEMKEEHPIELEKREELIHIQETG